A portion of the Aphanothece sacrum FPU1 genome contains these proteins:
- a CDS encoding peptide chain release factor 3, whose product MSNEIEREIQEAVQRRRNFAIISHPDAGKTTLTEKLLLYGGAIHQAGAVKARRDQRKATSDWMEMEKQRGISITSTVLQFEYRNFQINLLDTPGHQDFSEDTYRTLAAADNAVMLIDAAKGLEPQTRKLFEVCRMRGLPIFTFINKMDRPGREPLELLDEIEKELGLKTYAVNWPIGMGDRFKGVYSRRQQSIHLFERRAHGSQQAQEQTIKLGDPKIEEFLDKELYYQFKEDLEILEELGGDLDLEEVHAGKLTPIFFGSAMTNFGVHLFLEAFLDYALKPEGRNSSAGVIDPTYPDFTGFVFKLQANMDPKHRDRVAFVRVCTGKFEKDMTVNHARTGKIVRLSRPQKLFAQDRASIEEAYGGDVIGLNNPGVFAIGDTIYNGKKLEYEGIPCFSPEIFSYLKNPNPSKFKQFQKGIQELREEGAIQIMYSTDDFKRDPILAAVGQLQFEVVQFRMLSEYGVETTLEALPYSLARWVTGGWPALEKAGRIFNTIT is encoded by the coding sequence ATGTCCAACGAAATAGAAAGAGAAATTCAAGAAGCAGTGCAAAGAAGACGTAACTTTGCGATTATTTCCCATCCCGACGCAGGAAAAACCACCCTCACCGAAAAACTGTTACTCTATGGAGGAGCCATTCACCAAGCAGGGGCAGTCAAAGCAAGACGAGATCAGCGCAAAGCTACCTCCGACTGGATGGAAATGGAAAAACAACGAGGAATTTCTATTACCTCCACCGTCCTCCAATTTGAATATCGAAATTTTCAAATTAACCTGTTAGATACACCCGGACACCAAGACTTTAGTGAAGACACCTATCGTACCCTCGCTGCTGCTGATAATGCAGTCATGTTGATCGATGCAGCAAAAGGTTTAGAACCTCAAACAAGAAAGCTTTTTGAAGTCTGTAGAATGCGCGGACTTCCTATCTTTACTTTCATTAATAAAATGGATCGTCCGGGTCGAGAACCCCTCGAATTATTAGATGAAATTGAAAAAGAATTAGGCCTCAAAACTTATGCGGTAAACTGGCCCATAGGAATGGGCGATCGCTTTAAAGGTGTTTATAGTCGTCGTCAACAATCTATACACCTGTTTGAACGTCGCGCTCACGGTAGTCAGCAGGCACAGGAACAGACGATAAAGCTAGGCGACCCCAAAATTGAGGAATTTCTTGATAAAGAGCTTTATTATCAATTTAAAGAAGACCTAGAAATTCTCGAAGAATTAGGGGGAGATCTCGACTTAGAAGAAGTTCACGCAGGAAAATTAACCCCCATTTTTTTTGGATCTGCTATGACCAATTTCGGGGTGCATTTATTTTTAGAAGCGTTTCTAGACTACGCTTTAAAACCCGAAGGACGTAATTCTTCTGCCGGAGTTATTGACCCTACTTATCCTGATTTTACAGGATTTGTCTTCAAATTACAAGCTAATATGGACCCTAAACACCGCGATCGCGTGGCTTTTGTGCGGGTGTGTACTGGTAAATTTGAAAAAGACATGACGGTTAACCATGCAAGAACAGGCAAAATCGTCCGTTTATCCCGTCCTCAGAAATTATTTGCCCAAGATCGTGCATCCATTGAAGAAGCTTATGGAGGAGATGTTATTGGATTAAATAATCCTGGAGTCTTTGCTATTGGGGATACAATTTATAACGGGAAAAAATTAGAATATGAAGGCATTCCCTGTTTTTCTCCTGAAATATTTTCCTATTTGAAAAATCCTAATCCTTCCAAATTCAAACAATTTCAAAAAGGAATTCAAGAATTAAGAGAAGAAGGGGCTATTCAAATTATGTATTCTACTGATGACTTTAAACGTGACCCCATATTAGCCGCAGTAGGACAATTACAATTTGAAGTTGTACAGTTTCGGATGTTGAGTGAATATGGAGTCGAAACTACTTTAGAAGCACTTCCTTATAGTTTAGCTCGTTGGGTAACAGGAGGTTGGCCAGCTTTAGAAAAAGCAGGGCGAATTTTTAACACCATTACA
- a CDS encoding prephenate/arogenate dehydrogenase, producing the protein MKIGIIGLGLIGGSLGLDLRDRGYNVLGVSRKENTCQRALEKGVVDQASVNLNLLESAEIIFICTPISLIIPTLEQLIPHLNPETIITDVGSVKTPIVDKCSKLWNKFIGGHPMAGTAEQGIEAAQKDLFKNAPYVITPTENSPSDGVKLLENIALSLGSIVYQCTPENHDQAVAWISHLPVMISANLINSCLGEKDPIILKLAQQLASSGFKDTSRVGGGNPELGLMMAQYNQEALLKSLRKYRDNLDQIIGDIESENWENLDKLLEITNQKRESFLTSRQRK; encoded by the coding sequence ATGAAAATAGGAATTATTGGATTAGGATTAATTGGGGGGTCGCTTGGTCTAGATTTACGCGATCGCGGCTATAATGTGTTAGGAGTATCTCGTAAAGAAAATACTTGTCAAAGAGCATTAGAAAAAGGAGTCGTTGATCAAGCGAGTGTTAATTTAAACTTATTGGAAAGTGCAGAAATCATCTTTATTTGTACCCCAATAAGCTTAATTATTCCTACATTAGAACAATTAATTCCCCATTTAAACCCAGAAACAATTATTACAGACGTGGGGTCAGTGAAAACTCCAATTGTTGACAAATGTTCCAAATTATGGAATAAATTTATTGGGGGACATCCCATGGCAGGGACAGCCGAACAAGGTATAGAAGCCGCCCAAAAAGACTTATTTAAAAATGCTCCTTATGTAATTACACCCACCGAAAATAGTCCATCAGATGGGGTTAAACTATTAGAAAATATTGCTTTATCTTTAGGGTCAATTGTTTATCAATGTACCCCAGAAAATCATGATCAAGCCGTTGCTTGGATTTCTCATTTACCTGTAATGATTAGTGCTAATTTGATTAATAGTTGTTTAGGAGAAAAAGACCCAATTATTTTAAAATTAGCTCAACAATTAGCCAGTTCAGGATTTAAAGATACCAGTCGAGTAGGAGGAGGAAACCCCGAATTAGGATTAATGATGGCTCAATATAATCAAGAAGCTTTACTAAAATCTTTAAGAAAGTATAGAGATAATTTAGATCAAATTATTGGAGATATTGAATCAGAAAATTGGGAAAATTTAGATAAATTATTAGAAATTACTAACCAGAAAAGAGAGTCATTTTTAACTTCAAGGCAACGAAAATAA
- a CDS encoding nucleotidyltransferase family protein: MRHLTEARKQEIIAEVLAARSNREQFLLSMKERQKEGLKVAKKCANFLKEKYGVRKVVLFGSLLNHEKMTTHSDIDLAVWDLPETDYFKALADLDYGHQFEVDLVEIQNARPYILEAIHQGVEL, encoded by the coding sequence ATGAGACATTTAACAGAAGCGAGAAAACAAGAAATTATTGCCGAAGTTTTAGCAGCAAGGTCTAATCGTGAACAATTTTTATTGTCGATGAAAGAACGGCAAAAGGAGGGGTTAAAAGTAGCAAAAAAATGCGCTAACTTCTTAAAAGAAAAGTACGGGGTAAGGAAGGTGGTTTTATTTGGTTCTTTATTGAATCATGAAAAAATGACGACCCATTCAGATATTGATCTGGCTGTTTGGGATTTACCTGAAACTGATTATTTTAAGGCGCTAGCAGATTTAGATTATGGACATCAATTTGAGGTGGATTTGGTAGAAATCCAAAATGCACGTCCTTATATTTTAGAAGCAATTCATCAAGGAGTTGAATTATGA